One Gossypium raimondii isolate GPD5lz chromosome 3, ASM2569854v1, whole genome shotgun sequence genomic window carries:
- the LOC105795759 gene encoding uncharacterized protein LOC105795759, with protein sequence MAKNDVLIHSQTSSLRALENQVGQITNALNSRTQGTFPSDTENARPHGKEHYKAITLRSGTQLDRADKNVVVEVANSIPDNRKTSAQPKTSSKNEKVGDKNAEANSDSSNAHNAQAKYALPLDVHPPPPFPLVEALERMPNYVMFMKYLLLKKKRLGEFEALTVGCTFMLTNKLPPKLKDPGSFTILYSIGNQYVWNALFDLGASINLMPLFVFKKLGIGEARSTIVTLQLAYQSYAHPEGKIEDVLLKVDKFIFHVDFFV encoded by the exons ATGGCAAAAAATGATGTTTTGATTCATAGCCAAACATCATCTCTACGAGCTTTGGAGAATCAAGTTGGACAAATAACGAATGCATTGAACTCGAGAACACAAGGGACCTTTCCTAGTGATACAGAGAATGCAAGACCACATGGGAAAGAACATTATAAAGCTATCACCTTGAGAAGTGGTACACAATTAGACAGAGCTGACAAGAATGTTGTGGTTGAAGTTGCAAACTCAATACCTGACAATAGAAAAACTTCTGCACAACCCAAGACGAGCTCCAAAAATGAGAAAGTTGGGGACAAAAATGCTGAAGCAAACTCAGACAGCTCTAATGCACATAATGCCCAAGCAAAATATGCTCTGCCACTTGATGTTCACCCACCTCCACCATTTC CTTTGGTGGAAGCATTGGAACGTATGCCCAACtatgttatgtttatgaaatACTTACTTTTGAAGAAGAAACGATTGGGAGAATTCGAAGCACTAACTGTAGGGTGCACTTTCATGCTCACAAATAAACTACCTCCAAAGTTAAAGGATCCAGGGAGCTTCACAATACTTTACTCAATTGGTAACCAGTATGTTTGGAATGCTTTATTTGATTTAGGAGCAAGCATAAACCTTATGCCTTTGTTTGTATTCAAAAAGCTAGGAATTGGTGAAGCACGATCTACCATTGTGACCTTGCAATTGGCATATCAGTCATATGCTCATCCAGAAGGTAAAATAGAGGATGTCTTGTTGAAGGTAGACAAGTTCATTTTCCACGTTGATTTCTTTGTGTAA